In one window of Bradyrhizobium sp. AZCC 1721 DNA:
- a CDS encoding YbaK/EbsC family protein — MSLESVRAFFAEKAPEISVIESQMSSATVALAAEAYGVEPARIAKTLSLRVGDRVVLIVAAGTSRMDNKKVKALFGGKPKMLGLEEVAEITGHEVGGVCPFGLKTPLPVYCDVSLKAFDIVVPAAGSTHSAVKITPARMAELTSAEWVDVCELRPVEAAST; from the coding sequence GAATCCGTGCGCGCCTTCTTTGCAGAAAAGGCGCCCGAAATTTCCGTGATCGAATCCCAGATGAGTTCGGCCACTGTCGCGCTAGCCGCCGAAGCCTATGGCGTCGAGCCGGCGCGGATCGCCAAGACGCTGTCCTTGCGGGTCGGCGACCGCGTGGTGCTGATCGTGGCGGCCGGAACGTCGCGGATGGACAACAAGAAGGTGAAGGCGCTGTTCGGGGGAAAGCCGAAAATGCTCGGCCTCGAGGAGGTCGCCGAGATCACCGGGCACGAGGTCGGCGGCGTCTGTCCATTCGGACTGAAGACGCCGCTGCCGGTCTATTGCGACGTGTCGCTGAAGGCGTTCGACATCGTGGTGCCTGCCGCGGGCTCAACCCACAGCGCGGTGAAGATTACGCCTGCGCGCATGGCGGAACTGACGTCAGCCGAATGGGTCGACGTCTGCGAACTCAGGCCCGTCGAGGCAGCGTCGACCTAA